The Fibrobacter sp. sequence TACGTAGTCGCGTGCTGCGGCCTGCAAGTCCTTGGCCTTGGAAGCGTCGCCTGCAACGAAAGCCTTGTACAGGTCAGAGAAAATCTTTGCAGCTTCCGGAATGTTGCCGGTAGCAGTGATGAGGCCCTGGCCACCCATTTCCAACATGTCGATGAAGAAACCGTCTTCGCCGGAAAGGACAGCGAAGTCGTTGTTCTTGGTTTCCTTGATGACGCGGAGTGTGTCTTCGTGGAACTTTTCACCGATGCGGAAATCCACTGCCTGCTTCAGACCGATGATGTTCTTGTCCTGGGACAGGGAAATCAAGGTGTCGGGGTGAACGTAGCTTGCGGTACGGCCCGGAACATTGTAGATAATGATCTTGGCGCCAGTTTCTTCGCTCAAGGTCTTGAAATGCTTTTCGATGCCTTCCTGGGACGGGTTGTTGTAGTAACCGGTCACGCAGAGCATGGGAACTTCAGCAATCTTCAGGATTTCCTGAATCATTTCCACAGATTCACGGGTGCAGTTGGAACCTGCGCCTGCGATGACAGGAACGCGACCATCAACGTAGTCCAAGGTGAACTTGATGATGTCGAGGTGCTGTCTGTGAGTGACGGTTGCGCTCTGACCGGTGGTGCCAACCGGGAGAATGCCGGAGACGCCAGAGGCGATAAGGTCGTCAATCATCTTTTCCATCTTCTTGTAGTCGATGGAGTTGTTGAGGTTCTTGGGATCATCGTTCATCAGCGGGGTGAACAATGCGGGAAAAACACCAGTAAGTTGAGAAGCTTTAGTAATTTGCATGCCTTAAAAATAGCTAAAAAAAGGAAAAACGGGCAGATATAACCATTAAATAACCTCTAATAATTCCTTTTTTTTCCAATGATTGGAATTTCACGGAGTAATCCCAGAACCGGCAGATTACAAACAACGTAACGATAAAATGTGTTTTTTAGGATATAATGAACTTATTACTTGGCATAAAGGCCTTTT is a genomic window containing:
- the dapA gene encoding 4-hydroxy-tetrahydrodipicolinate synthase; translated protein: MQITKASQLTGVFPALFTPLMNDDPKNLNNSIDYKKMEKMIDDLIASGVSGILPVGTTGQSATVTHRQHLDIIKFTLDYVDGRVPVIAGAGSNCTRESVEMIQEILKIAEVPMLCVTGYYNNPSQEGIEKHFKTLSEETGAKIIIYNVPGRTASYVHPDTLISLSQDKNIIGLKQAVDFRIGEKFHEDTLRVIKETKNNDFAVLSGEDGFFIDMLEMGGQGLITATGNIPEAAKIFSDLYKAFVAGDASKAKDLQAAARDYVEATFCRKNPIPLGTMFNSPLFQPMTSVKDTARGEEAVERIMKLINEKAESLKKYHV